ttttttctttaacagaataCATGGTCCCTTCAAATGCTGTATGACACATACAACTGGAAAATTACCTTCCGTTGGCACTATGCTCGTCTCACCGGTGCATTTAATCCTACTAACAACCATTAAAACAGCACAATAAGCAAATTCAcaaaaaactgaacacaaaataaaaacagaacaaaacaaaaacctaaacaTTTTAACATGCAACTTTAGTTTGTTACATTGAACGTTCTAACCCTCTAAGCATGCAAAAAAGGATGGTCTgcatttaagttttttttttttttccttttaaaaagttttacatGGCAGCCTGACatcacacacacgcacacacacaatATACAACAATACTACAGCAGGTAAATGTGAAAGGCGAATAACTTTTATACAAGGATCTGTGGCTTGTGCCATCACAAGCCCTATGTGATTTTGGAAAGTAATGTTGAACCCCTATAACAAGGAACCAACATTTAGTTACCAGGGTAACGCAAGCACTGCATGCAGATCTGAAACATGAGCCTAAAACAAAGCCCAAAGCAGATGGGCAGGGAGTGGAATTAGTCTCAAGCCTCAAAAAGGTGGTTTAAGCTatcaacaaaagaaaaaaaaaaaaaaagaagaaaaaggaaagaggaaaaaagatgaaaagaaatatccACACAGACAACAGGGACATctaaaaacaacaataaaatttaCAGTTTATAGATTGTACTCTAATTGGCAGAATATGTGGTGTATTCAAGAGGCTTGCAGAAAACCCAGAAATGCAAGCCTAATGCTAAAAATGTTCCAGTAGACCTAAACCTcagatatttcaaaacaaacctTGTATTCCGCAGGTATCTAGCCCAAAGTTCAGTGTACTAGGTTATTCATGTATCTTGTGTATAATCAATACACTCACTCATTCTTGTGCCACAAATATCAACTTGGGCTCATGGAGCCAGGCTCAGCTTTGAGATTTACATGCAGGACTCTTAAGAGTCAATAGAAAACACATAACAGATCTGCAGGATGAAAACACTGTGTTGCAAATCTGCTCACTTTGTTCAAAACACAAGGAACATTTACGACTCAGGTACTTAGTGCTTAAGGACTGCATTGAGAAACTATTCACTGAATGACAATAGCCTGCCTTTGGTTGCCCATGATGAAATACTGGACATAATGCAATATAGTAGCAATGGACAAAGAATTAAGGTATCATATTTATATGGAGAGTATTTATTACCATTCAACAGCATAATGAGGCACAAGCCTTAAGGCTAAAATATGAAATCAGGCAAAAAAATGGACAGAAAGGGGCTTAAACCACTGAGTCTTCAGTATCAAGAATACCCACAGTAGGGGTCATCTGGACCTCTCATCTCTGATTAACAGCACCTCTCCTGCATCCTTCCACTAATGGCCTAAGGTTGGATATCAGAGTATTTGCTCCTTCCATCAAGTGTTGACTCTCCTCACATACTGTACTTCTGTGAAGCAGTTCTTTGAAACTTGCAGAGCTCTGCCTTAAAGTAACATGACAATTTTGTTGCTGTGCTGATCATTGTTGCAGTTCTGACACTTTTAAAAGCTtccacactttaaaaaaatcctaatctTCATTTTCAACTATCTTGCAAGAAGATTAAAGCTGTGAAAGGATTTTGCTGTTGTGGGCTGCTATTTACATCCACAATCTAATGCAGATGACTGAACCACTGAGACTGCCTATAGCTTCCATTAGATAGTACACCACTGGCATGCAGAACTCTAGTGTTCATAGAATGAAATTCACATTAACAGCATACCTCAAAGCAAGAACAATGTACACCACAAAAGGCAACAACAGGTTTAAGCTGTAGATTTGTCCGGACACTCCTTATGTGGAAAAGCCATAAAAAGAGTAAGTTGGGAAGATGCCTTCTTGAACCAAAATggttaaaaacagaacaaacgtacaaacaaagaaatgcaacaGACTGAGCAGAAGGCAACAAATGCTTCTCCTTCTCTAAATAAGTCTTCAATGTAAAaggacccccacccccccacccccctggcATGAGATTGTATTTACCATGTGAAATATTAACTACTGTTAGGCTTCTAAGTCCACACACAAACATTCAGGTTGCTAGGTTTTGATATTAAATGAGAGACTACTGATTGCCAATGCGTAGTCTAAAATCTTCTGAAGTAGCATATACACTGTTAAAATTGTGGCACCAAGCATTGGGTTTTGCTAAGAAGTGTGtataacaaacaaagaaggacATTTAGGATTGAAGGCAGCCTTGTTGCATGTATTTTACTGGTTCCTACAACTTGTAAATATGGGCCATTAACCTGTATTTTCTAATTAACTGGTTATAcagattaaatatatttttatagtttaaaGTCTTTTCACTGAAAGGTGCATAAGTCAAACACTTGATATCCTACTGCCCTGTGACTACTAAAAATGCGCAAGTACTTCCGTGTACTGCAAGTTCTTAAAAAgctaaatttgaaataaaagtgtAGAAACACAGCAGATTGATGTTACTTGGGTTAGGCACTCCTCAATGCTGCACAAACTGTTTAAACCTTTCAGAAAAGTCACCTCTGTCCCAACCCTGAAAATAAGGACTGCCAGTAgccaagaaattaaatttaatgttACAAAAGAAGGCATATCAAAATATCAAACTACACTTGCATGTGGCAGTTGAACAGGTGAGTGCAACGTTGAAGAAAAAGTTAATATCTATGAAAAAATTTAGATTAATGATTACAATACTATATCAACTTTACACAGCTTGAATTGCAgctgttctttgcttttaactCCCTCCTGCCCAAATATAATTACTTCCTTCAAGAAAAGGAGTTCTCTTACACAAAATGTGTCATGTTTGTTTATATTATTCAGaacaaaacagttttgctgGCAGAGATTGTGGGTTCGCAGGGACATTTAAGCTTTCATTAAACTGGAAAGCAGTCAAGTCTTTGTGTCtacaaattttacatttaatagTTCCACAAATTTGGCAAAAGTTCATGATGACGTCTAGGATGTCTTCACCAAATCGTAGACATAAATATGGAAATCATCATCAAACTTGATGAAATAGACAGATGGTTTGGCTTCAACTTGATGAATGACCATGCCAGTCCTTTTTGAGCCATCTTCTTTGGCATATTCCACTTGTTTGCCTACCAGGCTGTCCACAACTTCACCTGGTTCCCGTTCTGCTGGAGGTGAATCATCTGTAACACAAAACCAGGGTGCTTTGGTAGACATTAATGGAATTTTTTGATATGGAAGACAACTGCAGAGTCTTCTTTAAAACTCATACAAATCAATCAGaagttttaaatacaaagtatgtaaaaaattagttttcttcagACAAGCACCTAACGATTGCCATGCTTCTAGAAAGTACAATTACAGAAAAACTGTCAAGTAATACTGTCTCCAGTCTTATTAAGACAAAAATAGCACTTTAGCAAGAGAAGTAAGTCTTCTGACATGAAGGTTTATGCACAAGTTATAGAAAAATGTACGTGGATAACTGAATTTAAGCCACCAGCAGAAAAAGGCAGTGGGTCTCCTTAGCAGAAAGGCAGCTAAACTaaacctccctcttcccacaCACATTATTCAAAGTTGCAGTGTATGCATGCCACCGCAACAAAAGCATCTCATCTAAAATGACAGTAAGTGTAAACTCGTCATTAAAAGAGGCTTTTCCTCCATATTGGAATAACGCTCTTCGTAAAGTGTAACAATATTATTTGCTTAGCTAGCAAAATCTAGCCAGAAATATCCTTGTATTTTAGATGATGCCCATGCTAAATATGGATACAAAAAGGCATGATTCATAACATGCCAATTGTCATAGGGTTGGTTACAAGCCAGTCACAGAACAAATGTGATAAAAGGTAAAAGTACTGTACTGGAGAACTGGAAGCTAACCACACCTCCTTTCTCAGCTTGTCTTCTTTTTGACTATTCTAGATAAACTTGTGCTTCGTATTCCCGTGAGGAATTTGCTAAGTAATGGTCCCACTTGATATGGCTTTTATTCTGGAAATCCTAAgccttaaaaattaatgtatttgttcCAAGTTTGCATTAAGAATCCCTTACAGATTCCAcccattttctcttcatttctgaGAGCTGTGAAGGAACTccaaaaggagaagaaaaagacaaaccagGGAACGAGTAGATTTGACTTATACTTACACTTAATATTCTTCCACAAACTTAAGAAGTTTCTCTTTCAACTTTTGTTTCAGTTCCTCTACAAATGCACTGTCACACACAGTTATTATCCTCTTAATATCAGTTCTATATAAAGAGTCTCCTTTGGCCAAGATGCAAGTTAAACTCTTACATCTTCATTTAGAAGGAATTACGAAATGTCAAAGTTTTAGTATCAGATCCAGCAAAACATTTCCCCCTCACCAAAACAAGCATAGAAAAAATTATCTCAAGTTTGGTCTCCTCACATATGAAAAGCCTGTCTTTGGCAAAAGAGTTACCTAGAAATTGTAATAGTAATGCTATGGCACATTGCACCAAATTTACAGACATACCTCTAGGTATTCTAAAAtctgatttgaaaaatattactctTAACATGCAATCATTAACTTAAGGACACAATTCAAAATATCCAGAAAGCATTCAGATTCAGGGAAGGTAGCAAATACTTAGCCGTGTATTGGAAACAGGTAAGCAGTAGATAGTCTTGTGGTGAGCATGGAGGAAAAAGTCCATTTACTACTTAAATTGAAAGCATATAACCTCCTTCCCTACCCCATTCTccaaaggcagaagaaagcaaagcataCTTAATAGATTCCAAgtccttttttaataaaaagtaggAACAAATTATTTGAATGTTCAAATCTGCAGCAGATATATTGCTTTTGGTTAGAGTagggaaaaaattatctgaacaGATGATTACTACAGATGTTATGCAAATAAGTGCCACTTGTTTGTTTAGCTAGCAGACTATTATCAGTGCTAGGTCTGAAGGAAGAGAGTCAGGAACTCAACAAATCAATTGTAACTAATACTTATATAAAGCACTATGTAGCCAACCACTACAGCTACccaattattaattttctttaaagcccAGATTGCCTCTGTCAGAGAAGTGTGTTATAGttacatgggaaaaataaaaacaaagtattctttacaaggtttttttccttcttttttgtaTTGGTTATCCAAATCTTTTGAACAATAttgattctgtgaaaatcctTCTACATGAATAGGAAAAGTCCCAATGACTTTTACTTcaagaaaggggggaaaaaataccccTCCTAatctactgaaatatttttcttgctagtGTGTTGCAGCTTATGAGAGAAAATGAGTTTTTGAAAGGTTAGTACTACTTTCCCCCAAGAAACTACTGAAAAGTTCTTTGCACTGAGACATGTACCCCAACAAAATAATCTGACAGTACTACTATGCCCCAAAATATTATTCCCACAAGAACTGCTTCGGAAACACAAATCAAAAGTCATCTCAACAAGCTGTGAGATGTTATTTCTGTAAGGAAATAACAGTGGAAAACCTCTGGTTTGTCAGGTTCCATTAGAAAAACCAAGCATAAACTCTTCCACAGTAATATGTAGATATTTTCAGCAGAATTAGGAATAATTACGGAAAATGCTTTTCCTGCATGTCACtgttgataaaatatttcagcagttaACACAGATTTCTTTGTTGTGCTATAACCGTTGCTGGTTGTGATACTTAATAAAGTAACAAACAAAATTTGTGTTGGTCAACTCTCCTGACCATAAATAAACTACAGCCAAATGTTAATACAAAAAGCCACCACTTTCCAGATCAGTAACTGGCCTACTTACTCGAATCAGGCATAATGCGAAGGTCACCTTCTTTATAATCATCTAAGAGTTGGTACATGTACAAGACGGGATCTTTCTCATAGGTAATATAAAACCATGTGTTCATAATAGGAGCTCGAGCCAAAACCATTCCCCTCCATTCATCTTTTGAGCCATCTTCTGTCTCAAACATGTGTTCCACAGCTTTACCAATCATTGTGTCTGCCAGGTGGGCATCACTAATTCGAGATGAAGCTGAAATGACAGCAATTCATAAGTTCATTTAAAAGCACGGGTATATGTCTtcatgaaaaataatctttaccCTGATTCATAAACAAATTTGTTTGGAAGTTAATCAATTCATATTCAAAACACTGTCCATTCCAGAAAGTTTACTACCAAAGAACTGCAGAACTTTAGAAATGTTGTTAAAGTAACAATGATATATCATTGCACTCTCTCTGATTAAGCAATCGTAATGCAAAGTAAAGAGAGAACAATCGAGGCCACAGCAATGAAGACTCCTTGTATTTTAATCAGACACTGGAGGGAGCAAGGCACGaaggggggaagaggaagagaggcCGATCACAGAACAGTTCTGGGATGTTATCAGTGAACTTTTGGGTTTGGTTCCCCCTAATGCCACTCTAGAGGCTGCTACCAATTGCTTTGCTGTCAGAGAAGCAACAGCTTACTCTGCTTATAAACTATTAATTACTTgggtaaataataaaattcGCAGTTTGAAAAGCCTATAGTTTAACAATCCACTGCTAATTCTGAAAATCAAAAAGCTGTGCTACTGACCAAGTTATTTCactccgaaaatgcgtttccCATGATTAAAAGGACTTAGGCAAAGTACATAAGGAAAAATGTGACATTATTACTGTCAGACACACACAATAGACAGCACAGCCAAGATGGTTTAGAGtttaattttaacagaaatatccATGTTTACTTTACATATGGCTCTAAGGGATAAGACTCTAAATAAAAACTACAGAACGTACTGCATACTACTTAAAGATGAAGACAGCACTGCATTCACCGGTATCATCGAATCTTTATGgaatgaagaaaatttaaatagagCATTTAGATTACCTGTCATATAAAAATATGAGTTTGACTAACAGCATTTAACTGGTCAGATGTTATCTTGGAGGAAGTCTGGAGGAATTAGTGGAGAACATTTAATAGTAAATGCCATCTTATATGTATGTGAATTTAGGaggaaaacccaaaacacttaCCAACTCTGTCTGGAAGAACTTCAAGTGCTGAAACTCTTTCATCTTTGTGCAGTTCTAGTCCATACACACAGTCAAATCCATCATACTTTATAAGATAGAGAGAGGGATTTACAGGAACTTGATCAAGAACTGTGCCCTTCCATTGTGTTACAGGTCCACTCCCTTCTTTCCATCCATGCTGTATTCTGCATCCTACAATATTTCTTCGTGGCTGAGAAATAGGTTTGCTTGGTCCCACATTGTTTCTATGCTTTCTGCACACAGATACAAACGTAGTATTAAACAAGTACATACATACTCAAAATTCTACTGCAGACAAGAGCTGTGTGCTTTAAAATGGCAATATATTTTATAGCTTAGTGCACCTTATTCAAATTAGGGTATAAAGCAAATAAccctaacaggaaaaaaaaaaccacactgaaaagtagtgaaacatttttatgtGCTTTGTAAGGTCAGTTTCCCAATAGTTGTTTCTAAAACTAGTTTGCTTAAGCCAAAAGGACTATTTTAGCCCCTGCTACACTGGATGTCAGAAGTAAAAACTCACCTGATCACATTTCAAAGGACACGGTTACCTGGCAGTATGGTAACTTTACTACCTTGTTGCTCTCTGCATAATAGTAAACACAACTCCTGCccgaggaggaagaagtcagtgGAAACATTACCCGTGGTTGACTAAAATTCTTCCaaggcatttgttttctctaagctgtgttttcacctgaagaaaatttagcttccttctgcatttacagatatttttggctccaagtatttttaaagacacatgGTAGCAATGACACTTCTAGCATTCCTTTTTAtatagcaaagaaaaattatatgtaATGGCCAACAGAAGGGATACTCCTTAATGTAGGAAACAGGTTACATACACTTTTTTGTCCTTCCTCTATTTTCATGGAAGTTTAATGGAAATTCCCTTTGGTGACTAACAGTTACTGTTCTCAACAGCTATGTAAGCTACTTAACAGTTTCACATCACTGAAAGTGTTATAAGAATTTTGTTCTATCCaattattaaaaacacagattGACAGTTTTGAATACAAATGGAAGAAACTAAGGAACATTATGACTGCATATTGGTGATATGATAAAATAGatataatattaatttcttgttACAATACTTATTCATTCCTAGAAATATTATTTAGAGGGTTGCCTGATCAAAACTCTCACAAATGTCAACtagacacaaaaaaaatttttgggTTACTACTTGTAGCGCACTTCATTGAAATGGCAATAAAATACGCACACCACTAGCATGCTTAAAAGGAACATCTATAAGAGAAGTTGCAGAAAACAATGTTCTTCGTTAGATTAGAGACAGTGACCAAAGAGAAACGATGAATGCTCTCAGAGAGATCCCTTTATGATCCAAAAGAGACAAACAATCGTACCACTGAAATCCTGGAAGTAGTCTTGCAGAATAAGACACTCACTACATGACATTGGAATGCATACTGCTGAAGATGTAATCATAACTATTAAAAACAAGAGGTATGATTCCTTCAGCAGCTTGTGCCACCTCCAGACTTTCATTCACCAGGAACATCTTAGCAGGGGGTTTTGTCAAATTTCACTTTTGTCATCCTTTGACCTTTTCAGCAAGGTCAAACAGCAGATTTTGGATTCCTCACTTTGATAGCTCAGATTGTTATAGGAACTCCAACCTCTTCCAGTTAAGAGGCACTCTCCAACAAAGTTGGTTCTAATTTTGTGCAAGACCTAGAACACATTTGCAAATTctagttttattctttttctttttttaattgtaataatctgagaaatattttacttttacaaaATGAGATCAGAGACCTGGTTCTCAGCACAATAAAAATTAGGTTGTTTTGTatgcaattaatttatttagttCTAATGAATCATAGTTCCATTctaaagcagaataaaaccaaCTGAAGGtacaaaaagttaaaacagataaaacaatGTCAGTTTTAAACAGTTTGTCTACACTGATAATCATCTCATCATTGAAAAAGGTAAAGATAAGCTGTTCATGTTCAACCACAGTCAATTTTAATTTCCGCCTATAAAGCATAATCTACTTTAATGTTTAAATTGGAACAATTAAGTGAAAAGCTCCACACTCATTTTAAGAAATACGATGGAAAAAGGCTACATAACTGAGTTCAAACTGCTAGCTACCTTTAAAAATAGGTGCCCTCAGAGAACAAAAAGCATTACAAATTTAATTACAAGTCAAGTACCCACCAGGTGTACTTGCAGTTCAAATTTTGGTTTGAAGGTTGTACTACTGAACAGCCATCCACTCTCATTTCCAGTGGTTTACACTCTAAGAAATATGATTTTCAGACTAGTAAATTACCATGGAAAACCTACTTCTTGCATCTGAACATGCAGTAAGAAAGCAAGCATAGGCTTCTACCAATAAATAACAGATATGAATGTACTTCCACGTAAGACAACCAAATAACCAACTCAAACCTCTCAAGTTCTCAAGTCTTCTCTCTTACTTCTGTGATACACCAAGTAATACAAATGTAGATAAGCTTCTATGATACTATATACAGAAGACCCAAcacaatttttccttctgtttagaATTATCATTAGAATTCCAGAAAGAGTTGCTCTTGAAGACTGGGTAACAATTTTCCTAGATATGTAAAACATGAAGGCAGGAAAACTAGAAAAATAGCACGTTTTGGAAATAGCTCTGACACATCAAACACATCATCATTGTAAACAGCCCTTCAATCCCCAAAGGTTTCAGATCCTCTTCCTTATCTTGAAGGCAGTAAGCTGGTAAGTAAAACCTAGTTATGTGAAAAGGTTTCATTATCAGAACCAGATACTTTCAGGAACTTTCCAGAGACtacacagacagaaagaaatcttcCCAGATTTCAGAGTTGTATTTATATAGTCCTCACACACACTTTTATTTGGCAGCTGCCACCAGTAGCGCAGAACTGCACAGGACTGGCAGCAGAAAAACCAACCATTACTTCAGGGttgtgcttaaaataaaaactagcaTTTATAAATAGGAGAGTGGCAGTTCCCAATAACCTATCAAGTAAAGTTACCCATTTAGGTttggtggttgggtttttatttacttatttgttttctgtcccccatcctgtcccccacacttcccccccccccgccccccccccaccccccccaatcATCTCAGGAAAACACCACAGGGTAGAActagggaaaaaaccagaagtgTGAAGGAAAACCACACCCCTCAGATCTGCAAAAAAGGCACAACtgtgaaaaacaagaaaactgtaaaacagTATAAATGCAGTACAGCAGCAATGGCCAGTACAATTTCAAGTCTTTCACGGTGCCAAGCAGaagagttattaaaaataagatgcaaaattttaaaattgtgatcTTATTACAGACTATCATTAAGAGCAGAATGGTGATGACAGAATTGTTACTGACTACTTTTCACAATATTCAGACTATAAGGCACATTAGTTGAGGCAAAACTTTTGAAATACTTTCTGCACTCCCTCAAAAACCATCAAAGAACTGTGTATTTCATCTTCAGATCCTGCAGGAACCAAGATTACAAGTTAGCTTAAAGTGGGATCAGAAATTCAAAATGGTTAAGTTCACTCGTAGTTAAATTGCAGGTATAACCTGCACCTCAAAGTCCTTGAATTGCCAACTACAAGAAATCTGGAGAGCCTATGAAGAAAGAATTGTTTTATACTTACACTAGTTCTTGTACTCTTTCCTTATGCACCAAGGGTGGAAAGAATGAAATCTGGGAGATTACTGACTCATCTGATGCCAGTGAGGTCAGCTTCATATTGGCAGAGATCACCACTACCCACTGACAGAGCGCTTGGAAGAACTGCCCTATAACCATGGGAACCCTTTGCAAAAGGCTCAACAGTTAACTACCATTTAGTAAAGAAGATGACTCACCCACACTGCTCATTCTATCATGTCCTCAATTACTGAGTCATGCCCTGTTTCATCTTCTTGGCTCCCTTCTCGGCCACAAACTGTCTGAAGCTAGTTTAAACTCTCCTTGATGGCCTTCCAGTGCTGGTAGGCttgttcctctttttctttatatgaGGAGCAACTAAATAAATTACTAAATCAGTAACAAAGTATGCATTACTAACTTACAGTCTACTGTAACAGCTCAGAGTAGTATCAGCATATATTGTTACATGGTCATTCATACCCTACTGGTCTGTGGTAAACTACTATGGCCACTATTCTGCTACTATTCTCAGACAGATCAGTGAGCAGCGCACAAGAAGTCATCTTGGTTTGGTACAAAAAACCTTCACTAAATAATTAACAAACAATTGAACTAGGCTAAATTAACATAAAACTAAGCTGGATACTTAAGTTAAATGCCTCAAAATCAAAACTTCTTATGCCACATAAAAGCCTTTATGCTAACAAATTTACAGCCTATTTAGGTATTTAAGTAAGTGTATATCACCACAACAATAAAGACAAATCTAGCCACCCTCAAGTACAAAAGGCAACCCACCTCTGATAGTCTTCCCATCACACACTCCTTTCTGAGCGGttgaaaaagaacaagagaaattaagttttaaCCAACTCTACCTGCCTCTAGACaaataaatgtttctctttGCCTTCTATGAAGATAGACAAGAATGGATAATGATGAGCTGGTGGAAGGGATTAGAGTAGTTTTACATCAGCTGTTGTCTCTGGGAAAGTTAACACTGTTAGCAGTGATTAACTATGTTAATTGTACCTGCCGAACAAAGTGCTTCCGATTGATGCACCACTATATGACTT
The DNA window shown above is from Phalacrocorax aristotelis chromosome Z, bGulAri2.1, whole genome shotgun sequence and carries:
- the SPIN1 gene encoding spindlin-1, which produces MKTPFGKSPGQRSRADAGHAGVSASMMKKRTSHKKHRNNVGPSKPISQPRRNIVGCRIQHGWKEGSGPVTQWKGTVLDQVPVNPSLYLIKYDGFDCVYGLELHKDERVSALEVLPDRVASSRISDAHLADTMIGKAVEHMFETEDGSKDEWRGMVLARAPIMNTWFYITYEKDPVLYMYQLLDDYKEGDLRIMPDSNDSPPAEREPGEVVDSLVGKQVEYAKEDGSKRTGMVIHQVEAKPSVYFIKFDDDFHIYVYDLVKTS